In one Bacteroides sp. genomic region, the following are encoded:
- the nhaC gene encoding Na+/H+ antiporter NhaC, translated as MTKAKRRPKLIEALIPVIFLTALISINVFIFGDDSLSGSNQIVLILSASVAAIIAMRLGYSWDHLLKGIVKSIGSAMSSILILLLIGSLAGTWLLSGVVPSMVYYGLKILNPTIFLVAACVVSAIVSLATGSSWSTVATLGVALLGIGRALGIPDGMIGGAIISGAYFGDKMSPLSDTTNLAPAMAGTDLFTHIRYMALTTGPTILITLVIFTIMGLTRSQGGEINDIAPVLRAIDSTFNISPWLFIVPALVITLIVRKVPALPALLVGTLAGALFALIFQPQIIRQVSGMEDKFHMAAYIAIMKSMYTNISVTTDNAMVNTLLETGGMRGMLNTVWLIMCAMIFGGIMESSGLLHRITESVIKLAHNTGSLVASTAGTCIFFNITASDQYLSIVVPGRMFAETYRERGLKPQLLSRTLEDSGTVTSVLVPWNTCGATQATVLGVSTLTFLPYCFFNIISPFMTVAFAYLNIKIARYKEGEEKAPSVE; from the coding sequence ATGACCAAGGCGAAACGACGGCCTAAACTTATTGAGGCACTCATCCCTGTAATCTTCCTGACAGCACTGATTTCCATTAACGTTTTCATTTTTGGTGATGATTCGCTTTCCGGGTCCAACCAAATCGTCCTGATCCTTTCGGCTTCGGTGGCCGCCATCATTGCCATGCGCCTGGGTTACTCCTGGGACCATTTGCTTAAAGGAATTGTAAAAAGCATTGGCTCTGCCATGTCATCCATCCTGATCCTTCTGTTGATAGGGTCACTGGCTGGGACCTGGCTCCTGAGCGGCGTGGTGCCTTCCATGGTTTATTACGGGCTGAAAATCCTTAACCCAACCATTTTCCTGGTAGCCGCCTGTGTGGTGAGTGCCATTGTGTCATTGGCCACGGGAAGCAGTTGGAGCACGGTAGCTACCCTCGGTGTGGCCCTCCTGGGAATAGGACGCGCACTGGGAATTCCAGACGGAATGATTGGGGGTGCCATCATTTCTGGGGCCTATTTTGGGGATAAAATGTCGCCCTTGTCAGACACAACTAACCTTGCCCCTGCGATGGCTGGGACCGACCTGTTTACCCATATCAGGTATATGGCTTTGACCACCGGGCCAACCATACTCATTACCCTCGTCATTTTTACAATAATGGGCCTCACCCGCTCACAGGGTGGGGAAATTAATGACATTGCTCCGGTACTGAGAGCCATCGACAGCACGTTCAATATTTCCCCCTGGCTTTTTATCGTTCCCGCACTGGTCATAACGCTTATCGTCCGTAAAGTTCCGGCCCTGCCTGCCTTGCTCGTGGGAACCCTGGCAGGTGCGCTCTTTGCCCTGATTTTCCAGCCACAGATCATACGACAGGTTAGCGGAATGGAGGACAAGTTCCACATGGCTGCTTATATCGCCATCATGAAGTCAATGTACACCAACATCAGTGTAACCACCGATAACGCGATGGTCAATACCCTTCTGGAAACAGGGGGGATGCGCGGCATGCTCAATACGGTCTGGCTCATCATGTGCGCCATGATCTTTGGCGGCATTATGGAAAGCAGCGGATTGCTCCACCGCATTACTGAATCAGTCATCAAACTGGCCCACAACACTGGATCACTGGTGGCTTCCACGGCAGGGACCTGCATTTTTTTCAACATTACGGCCAGCGACCAATACCTGAGCATTGTGGTGCCGGGCCGCATGTTTGCCGAGACCTACCGTGAACGGGGCCTCAAGCCACAACTCCTCAGCCGTACCCTCGAAGACAGCGGCACCGTGACCTCCGTCCTGGTGCCATGGAATACCTGCGGGGCCACCCAGGCAACAGTCCTTGGGGTGTCTACCCTGACTTTCCTGCCCTACTGTTTTTTTAATATCATCAGCCCTTTCATGACCGTTGCCTTTGCATATCTAAACATCAAAATCGCACGTTATAAAGAAGGAGAAGAAAAAGCACCGAGCGTGGAATAG